TTCTGGGGCCTGAAGGGCGGCGGCGGCAGCAGCCTCGGCGTGGTCACGCGCCTGACGCTGCGCGTGCATGCCCTGCCCGAGACCTTCGGCGCGGTGAACTTCACCGTACGGGCCAAATCGGACGCCGCGTTCCGCAAGCTGATCGCGCTGGTGACGCGCTTCTATGCCGACCAGCTCATGAACCCGCACTGGGGCGAACAGATCCGCTTTCGTCCCGGCAACGTGCTGGTCGTGTCCATGGTGTTCCAGGGCATCGAGCGCGCCCAGGCGCAGGCGACCTGGGCACCCTTCTTCGCCCAGGTCGAAGGGCAGGAGCAGGACTTCTCGATCGACTTCTCGCCGCTCAAGGTCGTCGCCACCTCTGCGCGCACCTTCTGGTCCCCGACCCTGCTCAAGCGCACGCTGGGCTTCATCCGCCGCGACGACCGGCCCGGCGCGCCGGAAGGCAATGTGTTCTGGCCCGGCGACCAGGGACAGGCCGGCCAGGTGCTGCACGGCTACCAGTCCACCTGGCTGCCGGCCGCCCTGCTGCAGCCGGCCCGGCATGGCGCGCTGTGCGACGCCCTGTTCGCCGCGACCCGGCACTGGGGCTTGTCGCTGCACGTCAACAAGGGCCTGGCCGGCGCGCCCGCGGAGGCGGTCGCCGCAGCGCGCGACACCGCGATGAATCCCGCCGTGCTGGATGCCTTCGCGCTGGCGATCAGCGGCGCCGAGGAGCAGCCCGCCTATCCCGGCGTGGCCGGCCACGAGCCCAACGTGGCGCTCGCCCGCCAGCGCGCCAGGTCCATCGTGAACGCCATGGGCGCGCTGCGCGCGCTGGTGCCGCGCTGGGGCTCCTACGTCTCGGAAAGCGACTACTTCGAGCCGGACTGGCAACAGGCCTTCTGGGGCGCCAACTACGAACGGCTCGCGGCCGTGAAGCAGCAGTACGACCCCGACGGCCTGTTCTTCGTGCACCACGGGGTCGGCAGCGAAAAGTGGAGCGCGGACGGCTTCACCCGGCTGCGCGCCTGAGACGCGATCCCCGTCACTTCACTTGCGCCAGAACCACCAGAGCAGCAAGGACAGCACCAGCGACACCAGCAGCGAAGTCATCAGCGGGAAGTGGAAGCTGAACCCTTCGCGTTCGATCGAGATGTCACCCGGCAGGCGGCCCCAGGGCAGCTTGCCGAGCCAGGGCCATGCGAGGCCCACGGCGATCAGCAGGGCCCCGAGCGCGACGAGGAAGCGTTGCATCGCCTCACTCTAGCGGCGGTTTTCGTCTTCTGCAGCGGCAGAGCAGCCACCGCGGTGCCGGGCGGGCCGCAGGCTGGTCGGCAACAATGCAGCGATGAGCACACCCGATTTCTCCAGCGGCTGCGCCTACCAGCGGGGGCAATTCGTTCCCATCTCGGAAGCCAGCATCCCGATGACGGACTGGGGCTTCCTGCGCTCCGACGCCGCCTACGACGTGGTCACCGTGTGGGAGGGCTCGTTCTTCCGTCTGGACGCGCACCTCGATCGCTTCTTCGCCAGCTGCGGCCGCTTCCGGCTCGATCCCGGCAGGTCACGCGCCGAAGTCGCGCATGTGCTCACCGAGTGCGTGCGCCGCTCGGGGCTGCGCCACTCGTACGTGGAAATGATCGTCACCCGCGGACAGCCCCCGTGGGGATCGCGCGACCCGCGGCAGGCGGTGAACCAGTTCTATGCCTTCGCGGTGCCCTTCGTATGGATCGCCAACGAGCAGCAACGCGAGCGCGGCCTGCACGTGATCGTGAGCGAGGTGCAGCGCATTCC
Above is a window of Ramlibacter tataouinensis DNA encoding:
- a CDS encoding FAD-binding oxidoreductase: MKPDHAASRRRVLQAGLAVPLTATLPRLTRAGAAPGARVRPSDAAWPAADIWKALAGQLAGSLVAVRSPWTECVRAPAAKACAEVFKQAKNPYFLGDEVALTQTLGWVDAWTSAPSAYAVRARNTADVVTAVNFARNHNLRLVVKGGGHSYQGTSNAPDSLLVWTRDMKDVTLHENWVPRGCEDRMAPARAASIGAGALWAHAYDAVTTRGGGYVQGGGCMTVGVAGLVQSGGFGSFSKAFGLAASSLLEAEVVTADGRARIVNACTNPELFWGLKGGGGSSLGVVTRLTLRVHALPETFGAVNFTVRAKSDAAFRKLIALVTRFYADQLMNPHWGEQIRFRPGNVLVVSMVFQGIERAQAQATWAPFFAQVEGQEQDFSIDFSPLKVVATSARTFWSPTLLKRTLGFIRRDDRPGAPEGNVFWPGDQGQAGQVLHGYQSTWLPAALLQPARHGALCDALFAATRHWGLSLHVNKGLAGAPAEAVAAARDTAMNPAVLDAFALAISGAEEQPAYPGVAGHEPNVALARQRARSIVNAMGALRALVPRWGSYVSESDYFEPDWQQAFWGANYERLAAVKQQYDPDGLFFVHHGVGSEKWSADGFTRLRA
- a CDS encoding DUF2905 domain-containing protein, which produces MQRFLVALGALLIAVGLAWPWLGKLPWGRLPGDISIEREGFSFHFPLMTSLLVSLVLSLLLWWFWRK